The sequence gttccgttttctttcattttggacacctcatacattgagtgtCAGAACACCCTAAttcgtcatactatatttacatatttggtattgttggattcagtacaaccccacctttccaacaagccatcatatgtgttactatgataatccctggcaAAGCAGGCACaaagtaaatgtaaacattctgcatagatattaatttgttgcatgtccgcttattttaggtgtatgtttacatgtctctactcattccatacatcaagatatttacatccagtcttttctagtaggtaaagtaacttcctgactataaacatgccaagtttcaaaggtctcagagcttgtgtgattgatctgcactaatttatatgccttaactccaatacggacaggctagtccttttttggttttggggtgtataacaatatctgttaatttaacaatcttagcagtaaaatatttttagccaagaatccatttcatatatgggagaccttagagatgaggaaaaacattgttgggtttagttctacctccggtaggggtatctaAAGAAATTGGGGCCATTGTCACTAGCCTATACATGCATGTTGCTAGCTGCTGATAACttagttaaagcaacaccaaagagttttttgtaccttaaaataatgtttccaaaattgtttcagtggttcatcaactcgtaacagggtgaacggcacttctgcattcgcttcgcagccctctatcggctataaccgcactatgcaagtttgccagatcgggtagtggATCTGTGGTTTGATGgattgagacataagaaactacaaatttgacttgcatccgatgtcgcaatacatcatactttcataaaatcatgcaactttctctaccttgtctgtggacatcgttatttgctaagctggtgctggataaacaaatagtgtgcgtgcgacagaggaaaagttctttggtgtttcTTTAATTTGACTAGTtaatttgcatgcatgcatcaTTTGCACTGTGGTGTTGATAATGCTAACCTTTAGTGAACACCGTGCTGAACTGCCattctgtgctgtggtgttgCTAATGCTAACCTGCCATttctgtgctgtggtgttgATCATGCTAACCTGCCattctgtgctgtggtgttgCTAATGCTAACCTGCCattctgtgctgtggtgttgATCATGCTAACCTGCCattctgtgctgtggtgttgATCATGCTAACCTGCCattctgtgctgtggtgttgatgatgctaacctgccattctgtgctgtggtgttgATAATGCTAACCTGCCattctgtgctgtggtgttgCTCTGCCTCCAGGCAACTCCTCTCAGTCCCCCACTTGTGCATCAAAAGGGTACCGTAGGCTGTGGAATATTCTCCCCCCACACCAACACATCAATCTCCCCCCACACCAACACATCAAAAGGGTACAGTAGGCTGTGGAATAATCTCCCCCCACACCAACACATCAAAAGGGTACAGTAGGCTGTGGAATAATCTCCCCCCACACCAACACATCAAAAGGGTACCGTAGGCTGTGGAATAATCTCCCCCCACACCAACACAACAATCTCCCCCCACACCAACACATCAAAAGGGTACAGTAGGCTGTGGAATAATCTCCCCCCACACCAACACATCAAAAGGGTACCGTAGGCTGTGGAATAATCTCCCCCCACACCAACACATCAAAAGGGTACAGTAGGCTGTGGAATAATCTCCCCCCACACCAACACATCAAAAGGGTACAGTAGGCTGTGGAATAATCTCCCCCCACACCAACACATCAAAAGGGTACCGTAGGCTGTGGAATAATCTCCCCCCACACCAACACAACAATCTCCCCCCACACCAACACATCAAAAGGGTACAGTAGGCTGTGGAATAATCTCCCCCCACACCAACACATCAAAAGGGTACCGTAGGCTGTGGAATAATCTCCCCCCACACCAACACATCAAAAGGGTACAGTAGGCTGTGGAATAATCTCAAAAGGGTGGCATAATCTCAAAAGGTGACCGTCGCTGCCCCTAGGCTGTGGAATAATCTCCCACCACACAGCAAGTCCTGCCCTACTGCTGACCACTTCAAATTAAACTAGAGACCCGTCTGTTCTCTCTCGCTTACTGTATAGCTCAGTCTGAGGccaccttttgttttcttttaaagatacattacattacattagcagacacttttgtccaaagtgacttaaatatatgtcaactatattacaaggaattacattgtccctggagcaacttggggttgagtgccttgcttaaggtcacaacggtggaagccgagaattgaaccaacaacattCAGGCTACAGGATTCTGTCATTTGTTATCCTTATTTGATTTGCTTATTTCATCTTtagttttatttcttttgtgttttATACATGAACTAATTGATTATTTTCAGTCCAATTGCTGTTCCAAAGTGACAAACAAAGTCACTTGACCTGATATCTGTCAGACGTCAAACCCCATATGCCCTGTGTGTAGGGCTGTGTGTAGTCGGGGTTTGTTTTGCAGTCACACAGAGAGTTCAGATTAGATTAGAAAGACGCATGAAATTGGCAAGTGCAACACTACCACCTTGTGGCAGACTTACATAACTGCAACACAGAAATAccaaacagtgtgtgtttttctagCAGAAACTCCAAacagtgtgtttgttgtgtgtttttctaaCTGAAACTCCAAACAGTGGTGTGTTTGTTGAGTGTTTTTATAACAGAAACTCCAAACAGTGGTGTGTTTGTTGAGTGTTTTTATAACAGAAACTCCAAGcattgtgttttgttgtgtttttttcccctcattgaTGTGTACCAGTGTGTCCAGCGTCTCTGAATGATCTTCTCTCTTCAGGCCCTCAGTCATGACTCTACTTCTCATTACTACACTGCTGGtctcaggtcagtgtgtgtgtgtgtgtgtgtgtgtgtgtgtgtgtgtatatgtctttgtctctctgtatgtgtgtgtgtgtgtgtgtgtgtgtgtgtgtgtgtgtgtgtgtctgtatgtatgtgcatgtggttGTGTCTCtgactctctgtatgtgtgtgtgtgtgtgtctctctctctctctctctctctctctctctctctctctctgtgtttgtgtgtttgtgtgtgtgtgtgtgtgtgtgtgtgtgtgtgtgtgtgtctgtatgtacagtatgtgcatgtggtTGTGTCTCtgactctctgtatgtgtgtgtgtgtgtgtgtctctctctctctctctctctctctctctgtgtttgtgtttgtgtgtgtgtgtgtgtgtgtgtgtgtgcgtggtttgtgtggatgtgtgttgatctgtgtgtgtgtgtgaatgtgtgtacctCAAGTTCTCTCTAACACCTACTCAATCCACTActcctgtaatgtgtgtgtgtgtgtgtttgtgtgtgtgtgtgtgtttgtgtgtgtgtgtgtttgtgtgtgtttgtgtgtgtgtgtgtgtgtgtgtgtgtgtttgtgtgtgtgtgtgtttgtgtgtttgtgtgtgtgtgtgtgtgtttgtgtgtgtgtgtgtgtgtgtgtttgtgtgtgtgtgtgtgtgtgtgtgtgtgtgtgtgtgcgtgtgtgtgtgtgtgtactcctctcctctcaggtctgggcagtctctcctcctctgtgccaCGTCTGTTCCATGTGGTGAAGGAACAGAAGAACTGGACAGAAGCTCAGCAGTACTGCAGAGAGAAGTTCACTGACCTCAGCACCATTGACGAcatgacagagatggagaaggtgAAGAGCTTGATCCAGGAAGCAGGTGCTGGAAACGCTTGGATTGGGCTGAAGCAGGGAAGCAGTCCTAAGTGGCAGTGGTCTCTGGCTGGCAGGGATTTCTACAGAGAGAATGAATCAGAGTTCAGGAACTGGGATTCAGGCCAACCAGGTGGAGGAGTTGCTGAagagtgtgtgaatatgataGCAAATGGACAATGGCATGATGTCGGGTGTAGCTCCAGCTTTCCCTTCATCTGCTATGATGGTGAGAATCTAACTCCTTTCATTCAGAACAAGATTATTCATTAACTCAGCAACACATGCATCTAAACTGTGCAGATCTACAAATCAGTGTGTAATGACCTCATGTACACTGACATTAGTTCAGACTCATTCATGAATACATGCAGCCACACTGTACAACTAAACAGTCTCACACTAGTTCAGACTGTAAAGCTGTGCTGATTCCCAGTTAACCATGACCCATGCATTACCACAGGGGGAAACTCCACACATCCCTATGTGCTGGTTACTGAGTGGAAGAACTGGGCAGATGCTCAGAGATActgcagagagaaacacacagacctgGCCAGTGTGAGGAATCAGACAGAGAACGACCAGATAAAGGATGTTAGAGGAAATAATCCAGGTATAGCCTGGATCGGCCTGTTCAGAGATGCCTGGGAGTGGTCAGATGGCAGCAGCTCCTCATTCCGCCACTGGAACACTGGACAACCCGATAATGGTGGTGTAGCGTGCACTGAAATTAAAAATGGTCAGTGGAATGATGCAGGCTGTCATCATCAAATTAACTTCACCTGCTATGAAGGTGAGTCACCTCTGTAATGGTGGTACTAGCTCCTAATGGTGGTCCTCTC comes from Alosa sapidissima isolate fAloSap1 chromosome 18, fAloSap1.pri, whole genome shotgun sequence and encodes:
- the LOC121689831 gene encoding C-type mannose receptor 2-like, with amino-acid sequence MTEMEKVKSLIQEAGAGNAWIGLKQGSSPKWQWSLAGRDFYRENESEFRNWDSGQPGGGVAEECVNMIANGQWHDVGCSSSFPFICYDGGNSTHPYVLVTEWKNWADAQRYCREKHTDLASVRNQTENDQIKDVRGNNPGIAWIGLFRDAWEWSDGSSSSFRHWNTGQPDNGGVACTEIKNGQWNDAGCHHQINFTCYEDKLVLVRENKTWREALQYCRQHHVDLVSVTSERVQRWVRARAKGASTAHVWLGLLHSYGVGWYWVCGQTVCYRNWTQGHEQEGSFQQRVGAVESGGGLWVSNLTKTDKLNFICTTMEQCG